In the genome of Leptospira sanjuanensis, one region contains:
- a CDS encoding sterol desaturase family protein: MHTRLFFKTVHKVHHESITPTPWAAYSFSPWEALVHAMIMPIVAFLFPIHPLALMFFMTFQIVRNVLGHSGYEIFPSWMGSNRILKYVNTNINHDMHHGTFRYNFGLYTTVWNYLFGRLIRIRKNIF, from the coding sequence ATGCACACTCGTTTGTTTTTCAAAACCGTTCACAAGGTTCATCACGAATCCATTACGCCTACTCCTTGGGCTGCGTATTCTTTCAGTCCTTGGGAAGCTTTGGTTCACGCGATGATTATGCCGATCGTGGCGTTTTTATTTCCGATCCATCCTTTGGCTCTAATGTTCTTTATGACGTTTCAAATCGTGAGAAATGTTTTGGGTCACAGCGGTTACGAAATTTTTCCAAGCTGGATGGGGAGCAATCGGATTCTGAAATACGTGAATACGAATATCAATCACGATATGCACCACGGCACATTCCGTTACAACTTTGGACTCTATACCACCGTATGGAATTATCTCTTTGGACGGCTCATCCGAATACGAAAAAACATTTTTTGA
- a CDS encoding class I SAM-dependent methyltransferase produces the protein MKVRDSGMPEAAYWDTLFNVPLILDRMKVVETEGEIVEFGSGYGTFTLSLAGKTQNRIFAFEIEDELVRDLHEKASLFNFANILPVERDIIASGTGLDENTVGYVMIFNLLHHDDPISILKEAYRILKPGGKAGLVHWNYDSSTPRGPKMEIRPRPENIYDWAKEAGFQIESSDPIDLPPYHYGFLAQK, from the coding sequence ATGAAAGTCAGAGACAGCGGAATGCCGGAAGCGGCTTATTGGGATACACTTTTTAACGTTCCTTTGATCCTGGATCGGATGAAGGTTGTCGAAACGGAAGGGGAAATCGTAGAATTCGGTTCCGGTTACGGAACCTTTACGCTTTCTCTCGCTGGAAAAACGCAGAATCGAATTTTCGCCTTTGAGATTGAAGATGAATTGGTGCGGGATCTTCACGAAAAGGCGAGTTTATTTAATTTCGCAAATATCCTTCCCGTTGAAAGGGATATCATCGCATCCGGAACGGGTTTAGACGAGAATACGGTAGGTTACGTCATGATCTTCAATCTATTGCATCACGATGATCCGATTTCGATTTTAAAGGAAGCATATAGGATTTTAAAACCCGGAGGAAAAGCAGGACTTGTACATTGGAATTACGATTCTTCCACTCCCCGGGGGCCTAAAATGGAAATTCGTCCAAGGCCCGAAAATATCTATGATTGGGCAAAAGAAGCGGGCTTTCAAATCGAATCGTCAGATCCGATCGACTTGCCTCCGTATCACTATGGATTTCTTGCTCAGAAGTGA
- a CDS encoding metalloregulator ArsR/SmtB family transcription factor: MKPEKTGREFKNFIYSNLAKYGKALSDPKRIELLDLLIQAEKNVELLSKEIAMSVAATSHHLQILKETRLVRDRKEGRNIYYRIEQAGLEIFNTISSAGAEFNAEIKMEMDSFFDGERELNELDYKDFLKQVISKDVILVDVRPENEYNAGHVPGSLSIPLGDLKSKLDQLPKRKKIIAYCRGKYCVLSKEAVEILRKKGLDAYRIGDGPMEFLNQGIRLTKQGDN; encoded by the coding sequence ATGAAACCAGAAAAAACCGGCCGTGAATTCAAGAACTTCATCTACTCCAATCTGGCAAAGTATGGAAAGGCACTTTCCGATCCGAAACGAATCGAACTGCTGGATCTTTTGATACAAGCGGAAAAAAATGTAGAACTCCTATCCAAAGAAATCGCCATGAGCGTGGCGGCGACCTCGCATCACCTTCAAATCTTAAAGGAAACCAGACTTGTGCGGGATCGAAAAGAAGGCCGGAATATCTATTACCGAATCGAACAAGCGGGGCTTGAAATCTTCAATACGATTTCGTCGGCAGGAGCCGAATTCAACGCGGAAATCAAGATGGAAATGGATTCTTTCTTTGACGGAGAGAGAGAATTAAACGAACTCGATTATAAGGATTTTCTAAAACAAGTTATCTCCAAAGACGTCATTCTCGTCGATGTGCGCCCAGAAAACGAATATAACGCAGGACATGTGCCCGGTTCGCTCTCCATTCCACTTGGCGATCTCAAATCCAAACTCGACCAACTTCCCAAACGCAAAAAGATCATTGCCTATTGCCGAGGAAAATACTGCGTTTTATCGAAAGAAGCCGTGGAAATCCTTCGAAAAAAAGGTTTAGATGCATATCGGATCGGAGACGGTCCTATGGAATTTTTGAATCAAGGAATTCGTTTAACAAAACAAGGAGACAACTGA